The nucleotide sequence CGAACACGGGTTGAAGTTGAACCTTGACGGCGTTGGAAGCGGCAATGCGTATGGCGTGTACTCATTCATCCAGAACGGGTATGCGAGCTATCGTTTCGCGCTGTGGGGGAAAGCACAGGGCAGCAGTACACAATCATATGGACTTCATGCTACTGGTACAGGCGCGTCGAACCAGAATTTCGGAGCCTACGGAAGTGCGACTGGGGGATCACAGGCGTATGGCGTTTACGGCGTAGCCAGCGGGGCTTCCACGAACTATGCAGGATATTTCTTCGGAAATGTATATGCCACGGGAACCGTAACTCAGTTGTCAGACAGCAGGTTCAAGCGCGACATAACCACGATCAGTTCGGAGACCAAGTCCGCCCTGCTCGAACTGAAGCCGTTAACCTACCGTTTTGCCAACGTTAACGAACTGGCCGCTGCGGGTCTCCCTCGGGCGAGTCTCGCTGACGGTGTACATTATGGGTTAATCGCCCAGGAAGTTCAAGCGGTATTACCTGATTTGGTCTCACAAGAGATACTGGCGATTCCGGCAGAGGATTTATCGACGCAGGATGTACCTGTTCAGACCCTGGGAGTCAACTATTCCGAACTGATTCCTATTCTCATTGCCGTCATCCAGGATCAACAGGCACAGATCGAGGCTCTTCAGGCAGCCGTACGCGGCGCGGGCATCGATGTGCCGGACGCGACGAGCGGCAATAATTAAGCACTTGGACATCAAAGGTCTGAAACC is from Rhodothermales bacterium and encodes:
- a CDS encoding tail fiber domain-containing protein, which encodes MYSFIQNGYASYRFALWGKAQGSSTQSYGLHATGTGASNQNFGAYGSATGGSQAYGVYGVASGASTNYAGYFFGNVYATGTVTQLSDSRFKRDITTISSETKSALLELKPLTYRFANVNELAAAGLPRASLADGVHYGLIAQEVQAVLPDLVSQEILAIPAEDLSTQDVPVQTLGVNYSELIPILIAVIQDQQAQIEALQAAVRGAGIDVPDATSGNN